A region of Solanum dulcamara chromosome 7, daSolDulc1.2, whole genome shotgun sequence DNA encodes the following proteins:
- the LOC129895852 gene encoding pectin acetylesterase 9 isoform X1 → MNVNSIVLLKLVLLICWPCLVYSEGEQGRLLVNMTLVHNASALGAYCLDGSLPAYHLHRGFGAGVNNWILQFEGGGWCNDIKSCLDRSKSHRGSTRYMNKWEIFSGILSNNASFNPDFYNWNRVKIRYCDGASFSGDAEFYNGTSLLYFRGQRIWQAIILDLLPKGLEHAKKALLSGCSAGGLATFLHCDNFTSYLPKNASVKCLSDAGFFLDERDITLNHTIRSFYEDLISLQGIEPNLNQNCTSTLYYPHLCFFPQYALPYIETPFFILNSAYDVYQFHHILVPPSADPRRHWDHCKLNVTACNASQLNILQGFRKDMLAALRDFYQYSRRDGMYINSCFTHCQSETQDTWFAVDSPRIHNKTIAQTVGDWYFSRNVSKEIDCAYPCDTTCHNMI, encoded by the exons ATGAATGTAAATTCAATTGTTCTGTTGAAATTGGTTTTGCTTATTTGCTGGCCATGTCTGGTTTACTCGGAAGGAGAACAGGGTCGCCTACTGGTCAACATGACTCTGGTCCATAACGCTTCTGCTTTAGGAGCAT ATTGCTTGGATGGAAGTTTGCCGGCGTATCACCTGCACCGTGGATTTGGAGCTGGAGTAAACAACTGGATTTTGCAATTTGAG GGTGGTGGGTGGTGCAATGATATCAAATCATGCTTGGATAGATCTAAATCTCATCGTGGATCAACTCGTTACATGAACAAATGGGAAATATTCTCCGGCATCCTCAGCAACAATGCCTCTTTTAATCCTG ATTTCTACAACTGGAATCGGGTGAAGATCAGATATTGCGATGGAGCCTCATTTTCTGGTGATGCTGAGTTCTATAATGGG ACATCATTGCTTTATTTCAGAGGGCAAAGAATTTGGCAAGCTATTATTCTTGATCTTCTCCCAAAAGGTCTTGAGCACGCGAAGAAG GCTTTGCTTTCTGGCTGCTCTGCTGGGGGTCTGGCGACCTTTTTGCATTGTGACAATTTCACCAGTTACCTACCAAAGAATGCTAGTGTGAAGTGCTTGAGTGATGCTGGATTTTTTCTAGACGA GAGAGATATAACTCTGAACCACACTATTAGATCTTTCTATGAGGATCTTATTTCCCTACAG GGGATAGAACCAAATCTCAATCAAAATTGCACTTCTACTCTCTACTACCCACACCTG TGCTTCTTCCCACAGTACGCATTACCATACATCGAAACGCCATTCTTCATCTTAAATTCAGCGTATGACGTGTACCAA TTCCATCACATATTGGTGCCGCCTTCTGCCGATCCTCGGCGGCATTGGGATCATTGCAAGCTCAATGTTACTGCATGCAATGCAAGTCAACTAAATATTTTGCAAG GGTTCAGGAAAGATATGCTTGCAGCATTGAGAGATTTCTATCAATATTCAAGAAGAGATGGGATGTACATAAACTCTTGCTTTACTCATTGTCAGAGTGAGACGCAAGATACCTGGTTTGCAGTTGACTCTCCTCGAATACATAACAAG ACAATTGCACAGACAGTGGGTGATTGGTACTTCAGTAGAAACGTCAGCAAGGAGATTGATTGTGCATATCCCTGTGATACTACTTGCCATAACATGATCTGA
- the LOC129895852 gene encoding pectin acetylesterase 9 isoform X2, with product MNVNSIVLLKLVLLICWPCLVYSEGEQGRLLVNMTLVHNASALGAYCLDGSLPAYHLHRGFGAGVNNWILQFEGGGWCNDIKSCLDRSKSHRGSTRYMNKWEIFSGILSNNASFNPDFYNWNRVKIRYCDGASFSGDAEFYNGTSLLYFRGQRIWQAIILDLLPKGLEHAKKALLSGCSAGGLATFLHCDNFTSYLPKNASVKCLSDAGFFLDESFYEDLISLQGIEPNLNQNCTSTLYYPHLCFFPQYALPYIETPFFILNSAYDVYQFHHILVPPSADPRRHWDHCKLNVTACNASQLNILQGFRKDMLAALRDFYQYSRRDGMYINSCFTHCQSETQDTWFAVDSPRIHNKTIAQTVGDWYFSRNVSKEIDCAYPCDTTCHNMI from the exons ATGAATGTAAATTCAATTGTTCTGTTGAAATTGGTTTTGCTTATTTGCTGGCCATGTCTGGTTTACTCGGAAGGAGAACAGGGTCGCCTACTGGTCAACATGACTCTGGTCCATAACGCTTCTGCTTTAGGAGCAT ATTGCTTGGATGGAAGTTTGCCGGCGTATCACCTGCACCGTGGATTTGGAGCTGGAGTAAACAACTGGATTTTGCAATTTGAG GGTGGTGGGTGGTGCAATGATATCAAATCATGCTTGGATAGATCTAAATCTCATCGTGGATCAACTCGTTACATGAACAAATGGGAAATATTCTCCGGCATCCTCAGCAACAATGCCTCTTTTAATCCTG ATTTCTACAACTGGAATCGGGTGAAGATCAGATATTGCGATGGAGCCTCATTTTCTGGTGATGCTGAGTTCTATAATGGG ACATCATTGCTTTATTTCAGAGGGCAAAGAATTTGGCAAGCTATTATTCTTGATCTTCTCCCAAAAGGTCTTGAGCACGCGAAGAAG GCTTTGCTTTCTGGCTGCTCTGCTGGGGGTCTGGCGACCTTTTTGCATTGTGACAATTTCACCAGTTACCTACCAAAGAATGCTAGTGTGAAGTGCTTGAGTGATGCTGGATTTTTTCTAGACGA ATCTTTCTATGAGGATCTTATTTCCCTACAG GGGATAGAACCAAATCTCAATCAAAATTGCACTTCTACTCTCTACTACCCACACCTG TGCTTCTTCCCACAGTACGCATTACCATACATCGAAACGCCATTCTTCATCTTAAATTCAGCGTATGACGTGTACCAA TTCCATCACATATTGGTGCCGCCTTCTGCCGATCCTCGGCGGCATTGGGATCATTGCAAGCTCAATGTTACTGCATGCAATGCAAGTCAACTAAATATTTTGCAAG GGTTCAGGAAAGATATGCTTGCAGCATTGAGAGATTTCTATCAATATTCAAGAAGAGATGGGATGTACATAAACTCTTGCTTTACTCATTGTCAGAGTGAGACGCAAGATACCTGGTTTGCAGTTGACTCTCCTCGAATACATAACAAG ACAATTGCACAGACAGTGGGTGATTGGTACTTCAGTAGAAACGTCAGCAAGGAGATTGATTGTGCATATCCCTGTGATACTACTTGCCATAACATGATCTGA